A single window of Kitasatospora sp. HUAS MG31 DNA harbors:
- a CDS encoding MFS transporter, with protein MAHAPDAARPDSSSPLWKVVGASLIGTTIEWYDYFLYGTAAALVFGKVFFPTSDPLTGTLLSFLTYAIGFAARPLGALVFGHFGDRLGRKRLLVLSLLLMGGATTLIGCLPTYHQIGAAAPLLLTGLRLVQGFALGGEWGGAVLLVSEHGDARRRGFWASWPQGGAPAGNLLAAGVLSVLTTVLSDAAFLSWGWRVPFLLSALLVVVGLWIRLAVDESPLFRQALAAAEARKTAERPPLVVVLRDHWRDVLVAMGARMAENISYYVMTTFVLAYAVGQVHLSKQTALNAVLIGSAVQFALIPVFGALSDRIGRRPVYLAGAIGVGIWAFVFFGLVDTRSFGALVAAVTVGLVLHSAMYAPQAAFFSELFATRTRYSGASIGAQFSSVAAGAPAPLIATALLKDYGSATPIAVYVALAAVVTVVAVLCARETRGTDLAEAVPVRETAGV; from the coding sequence ATGGCCCACGCTCCCGACGCCGCGAGACCGGACTCCTCCTCCCCGCTGTGGAAGGTGGTCGGCGCCAGTCTGATCGGCACCACCATCGAGTGGTACGACTACTTCCTCTACGGCACCGCCGCCGCGCTGGTCTTCGGCAAGGTCTTCTTCCCCACCTCCGACCCGCTGACCGGCACCCTGCTCTCCTTCCTCACCTACGCCATCGGCTTCGCGGCCCGGCCGCTGGGCGCCCTGGTGTTCGGGCACTTCGGCGACCGGCTGGGCCGCAAGCGGCTGCTGGTGCTCAGCCTGCTGCTGATGGGCGGCGCGACCACGCTGATCGGCTGCCTGCCGACGTACCACCAGATCGGGGCGGCGGCGCCGCTGCTGCTGACCGGGCTGCGGCTGGTGCAGGGCTTCGCGCTGGGCGGCGAGTGGGGCGGGGCGGTGCTGCTGGTCTCCGAGCACGGCGACGCCCGGCGGCGCGGCTTCTGGGCCTCCTGGCCGCAGGGCGGCGCACCCGCCGGGAACCTGCTGGCGGCGGGCGTGCTCTCGGTCCTGACGACGGTCCTCTCGGACGCGGCCTTCCTCTCCTGGGGCTGGCGGGTGCCGTTCCTGCTCTCCGCGCTGCTGGTGGTGGTCGGCCTGTGGATCCGCCTCGCGGTGGACGAGTCCCCGCTGTTCCGGCAGGCGCTGGCGGCGGCGGAGGCCCGGAAGACCGCCGAGCGGCCGCCGCTGGTGGTGGTGCTTCGGGACCACTGGCGGGACGTCCTGGTGGCGATGGGCGCCCGGATGGCCGAGAACATCTCGTACTACGTGATGACCACCTTCGTGCTGGCGTACGCGGTCGGGCAGGTGCACCTGTCGAAGCAGACCGCGCTCAACGCGGTGCTGATCGGCTCGGCGGTGCAGTTCGCGCTGATCCCCGTGTTCGGGGCGCTGTCGGACCGGATCGGCCGGCGGCCGGTGTACCTCGCCGGCGCGATCGGCGTCGGGATCTGGGCCTTCGTCTTCTTCGGGCTGGTGGACACCCGCAGCTTCGGCGCCCTGGTGGCGGCGGTCACCGTGGGACTGGTCCTGCACAGCGCGATGTACGCGCCGCAGGCGGCGTTCTTCTCGGAGCTGTTCGCGACCCGGACGCGGTACTCGGGCGCCTCGATCGGCGCCCAGTTCTCCTCGGTGGCGGCGGGGGCGCCGGCGCCGCTGATCGCCACCGCCCTGCTGAAGGACTACGGCAGTGCCACGCCGATCGCGGTGTACGTGGCGCTGGCGGCGGTGGTCACGGTGGTGGCCGTGCTCTGCGCCCGCGAGACCCGCGGCAC